The genomic stretch GATTGGCGGATAGGCGCCGTTGTCGATCTCGAATTTCAGCGACAGTGAGATCATCCAGAGGAAGAACAGGATCGCCGGCGAGACGAACATCAGGGCCGCGAAAATCAGCCCGATCTGGTTGAGCAGCCGTGAACGCATCTATTTGCCCTCCACACCGATCCACCGGGAGCGCTGGCGCAACATCAGGAGGATGAAGGACAGGGCGACGATGACGATGAAGAACACCACGGCCATGGCCGAGCCATAGCCGATGTCGTAGTAGGAAAAGGCGGTGTTGTAGAGATAGATGTTGATGGTCTCCGAGGCCGTGCCCGGTCCGCCCTGGGTCATGGCGTAGATGATGTCGAAGCTCTTCAGCGCGTCGATGGTGCGGATGATCACCGCAATCATCAGGAACGGCGCGATCATCGGCAAAGTGAGATAGCGGAATTGCTGCCAGGCATTGGCGCCATCGATCTCGGCGCTTTCGAACGGCTCGCGCGGCACCGAGGCCAGCCCGCCCAGCACGATCAGCATCACCAGCGGCGTCCACTGCCAGGTCTCGACGGCGACCAGCGACGGGATGACCGTGCTGGCGTTGAAGATCCATTCCTGTGCCGGGATGCCGACCAGCGACAAGAGGTAATTGAGGACGCCGAGCTGGGGATGGAACATCATCGTCCAGACCAGCGCCACGGCAACCGGCGTCGCCATCATCGGCATCACGAAGACGCCGCGCAACAGGCCGCGCAGCGGGAATTTGGCGTCGAAAATCAATGCGGCAATGGTGCCGAGCACCATCGGCGCCGCAACCGACAGGAAGGTGTAGGTCAGCGTGTGCCACAGAGATTCCCAGAACCGCGGATCGCCCGCCAGCCGCAGATAATTCTCCAGGCCGGCAAAGCTCCGCGCCTGGCCGAGCGTCCAGCGGTTGACGCTCATCCACAGCGTAAAGGCCCAGGGGAAGACGATCACGGCGCCGACGACGACGAGGGCCGGGACGACGAAAGGCCAGTAATTGGGAGCCAGCCGGATCGTCTGGCTCCCTTCGATGGCCTGCGTCGTCACCCCGGTGCGTTCTGGGGTGGTGGCGGACATCAGCCTTGCTCGCTCCTGTCGAGGACGGGCTGGAACTGTTCGGTGGCCTTCTTCAGCTCTTCGGCCGGGTCGGCGCCGGCAATGAGATTGGTCAGCGCCACGCCATAGATGTCACGGAACTCGGTGACCGGGATGATGACCGGGAGCGACAGCCGGCTGACATTGCCGGAACCAACCACCGCGTCGAGCCAGCTGGCCGGCATGGTGACGCCTTCACGCACCTTAGGGTCTTCCAGAACCGACTTGCGGAACGGCACGCCTGCGCCTGCCTGCAGCAGGCGTGCACCCATGGCAGGTGAGATCGCCCATTGGCAGAAGAGATAGGCGGCCTCCTTCTTCTCGCTGGCGGACGTGACGCCGATGCCGTCGCCAAAAGTGCCCGCCGCGTGCGCCTTGGGTCCCTTGGGCATGACGCCGTAGCCGACCTTACCGACCACCCTCGACTTTTCAGGATTTTCCATCGGCGGCGCAAAGCCGACGCCGTCGAACCACATGCCGATCTTGCCTTGCAGGAAGGCGGACTGCGCCTCGGCCCAATTGAAGCCGGTGACGCCTGGAGGGGCGGATTTGGTCATCAGCCTCTGGTAGAGAGCGGCGGCCTCGACCGCTTCGGGCGACGTCGTGCGCAGCTTTCCCTTGTTGTCGAGCGGCGTCATGTCGTAGCCGAGCATGAGCGATGTCCACACCGGGGTGTTGGCGTTCTTGAGGCCGCGGGCGACGAAGCCGTAAGTGTTGGTCGACGGGTCGGTCAGCGCTTCGGCGGCGGCGACCAGTTGCTCGAGCGTTTCGGGATATTTGAGGCCCTTGGCCGCGAACAACTCGGTGTTCCAGTAGACGATCCAGTAGTCGACCGAGAACGGCAGCGAGCGCAGCACGCCCTGGCCATCCTTGGCGAACAGCATGCCGGCATCGGCGAAATCGCTCTCGACCAGCCCTGGATCGGTCAGTGTCGGGTCGGTGATATAGCTGGAAATGTCGGCCAGCCAGCCGCCCTTTTCGAACTGCCGCTTCTGCACGTGGTAGCTCAGATGCACGACGTCGAAACTCGGCTTGCCGGAGCTCAGCTCGATCACCGTCTTCTGACGCTGCTGCTGTTCAGGCGTCGCCTCGGCATTGACCTTGATCCCGGTCAGCTCCTCGAACTCGGCGAGGTATTTTATCAGCGTGTCGCTGCGCGGACTCTTGATCAGATTGACGTCCAGCGTCGTGCCGGCAAAGCGCTTCCAGTCGACGGCGGCGGCGAAGCCCGGGCGGATGCCGGCAATGCCGGCGGCGGCAAGTGCCGCGGATGCCTGCAGGAGCTGTCTCCTGGTGGGGTTGAACAGATTGGACGACATTTCTTCCTCCCGATTGCTGTCGTTGTCGATTACGCCGCGACCGCGGCGCGGCTCACGCTTCCTCAGATTTGCAGCGCCAGCCGGCGCGCCTTGTCGATATGCAGGCTGATCGCCTCGACCGCCCTCTGCGGGTCGCGGCTTTCCAGGGCTTCGATGACCGCCAGATGCTCACGCATGACCGGCACGACGCGCCCGTCGATGCGGAAACGCTCCTGGTGGATCAGCCGGATCTTCACCGAGTTGACCAGATAGGCCTTGGCGATGATCTCGTTGCCCAGCGCGTTGATGAAGGTGTCGTGCATTGCCCAGTCGATGGTCTGGGCCCTGGCTTCCATTTCCGGCGTTGGCGTCTGCGACAGGGCCTGCGCCAGCATTTCTTCGTGTTCGCGCCGCAGCCGCGCAAGTTCGTCATCGGAAGCGCTGGTGGTGAACAGCGCCACCGCCTCACGCTCCATGAACAGGCGGAACTGAAAGGCCTCGCGGATAAGGCTGATGTCGATATGGGCGATCTGCATGCCGCGCTGCGGGATCGTCGTCAGCAGCCCTTCGGCCTCGAGACGCGGGACGATTTCGCGAATGGCGCCGAGCGGCAGGCCGGTGAAGGCCACCAGTTCGCGCTGCGATACGAACTGGCCCGGTAGCAGGTCGCGAGCCAGCAAATGCCGCGTGAAGCTGGCATAGGCCTTTTCCCTGAGGGTGGTCGGTTCGCTGCCGTCTTCCATGTCGAGGCGTGTCCCTTTGCCGGTCAGGCCGGTTCCCTGGCGAACAAGCTGTCAAAGGCGGCGCCAAGCAGTTGCTGGCCCTGCGCAGCGATCGGCTCCAGCGGTGGGCGAACCGCCAGCCAGCGGTCGTCTCCGGTCCGGCGCGCCACCATGACCTTGACCGCTGGCGTGACCGGATATTTCAGCAATTCGAGCACGAAGGTCTCGACGCGCGCATCGTCGCGTCCATCCTCGGCCATGGCGCGGACTTCGCCGGTGACGAAATTGGCCATGCCGGAGATCGCGCCTTGAGCCCCCATCCGCACCGCTCGCGCCAAATGCCGCTCGTCGCCGATCAGGATCACAAGATCGCCATGGGCGCCAAGCAGCGCCTCGCTGTAGTTCCAGTCCCCGCCGGAATCCTTGACGCCGGCAACGACGTTGGGAAATGCGGTGCGCAACCGGCCGATCAGGTCGAGCGATAGCTGAACCATGGTGACCGAGGGTATGTTGTAGAGCAGCACGTCACGGGCGAGGGGGCCGAGTGCTGCAAAGACGGCGGAAAACCAGCCGAAAAGACCGTCTTCGCCGACATTCTTGAAGTAGCTCGGCGGCGCAAGCAGAATGTTGCGGGCGCCGCGCTGCAAGGCATGTCGTGCCTGTTCGGCGGCGTCTTCGGCGGCATCGACCAGCACGCCGGCAACGAATTGATGCGGCAGAATGCCGGCGGCCAGCATGGCATCAGTGACCGAACGGCGTTCCAGGGCGCCGACCGACGCACCTTCACCCGTGGTGCCGAACAGCGTGACGCTGCCGCATCCCTCGGCCAGACAACGCCTGGCCTGGGCGAGCATCGGGGATATGGCGATCTGCCCCGAAGCATCGAAAGGCGTGGCGAGAGCGGCTGAAAGGCCAAAGCGTGAGGTCACCGGGACGTCTCCAGAAGAAGCATGCACGCAGTGATAACTCACTAACATGTTAGTTGTAAACCGGCTTGTTGCATTTTTTCCAACCCATCGCCCGGCGATGCAAATCTCGGCCCAAATCGAGGCCTTGTTCCTCGACAACGGCGATCCTGCGAAATGCGAGAACGCGGCGCGCCGCAGTGAGGCGTCGCTGGTGTTCAACACTGATGTC from Mesorhizobium sp. 113-3-3 encodes the following:
- a CDS encoding carbohydrate ABC transporter permease, which codes for MSATTPERTGVTTQAIEGSQTIRLAPNYWPFVVPALVVVGAVIVFPWAFTLWMSVNRWTLGQARSFAGLENYLRLAGDPRFWESLWHTLTYTFLSVAAPMVLGTIAALIFDAKFPLRGLLRGVFVMPMMATPVAVALVWTMMFHPQLGVLNYLLSLVGIPAQEWIFNASTVIPSLVAVETWQWTPLVMLIVLGGLASVPREPFESAEIDGANAWQQFRYLTLPMIAPFLMIAVIIRTIDALKSFDIIYAMTQGGPGTASETINIYLYNTAFSYYDIGYGSAMAVVFFIVIVALSFILLMLRQRSRWIGVEGK
- a CDS encoding ABC transporter substrate-binding protein, giving the protein MSSNLFNPTRRQLLQASAALAAAGIAGIRPGFAAAVDWKRFAGTTLDVNLIKSPRSDTLIKYLAEFEELTGIKVNAEATPEQQQRQKTVIELSSGKPSFDVVHLSYHVQKRQFEKGGWLADISSYITDPTLTDPGLVESDFADAGMLFAKDGQGVLRSLPFSVDYWIVYWNTELFAAKGLKYPETLEQLVAAAEALTDPSTNTYGFVARGLKNANTPVWTSLMLGYDMTPLDNKGKLRTTSPEAVEAAALYQRLMTKSAPPGVTGFNWAEAQSAFLQGKIGMWFDGVGFAPPMENPEKSRVVGKVGYGVMPKGPKAHAAGTFGDGIGVTSASEKKEAAYLFCQWAISPAMGARLLQAGAGVPFRKSVLEDPKVREGVTMPASWLDAVVGSGNVSRLSLPVIIPVTEFRDIYGVALTNLIAGADPAEELKKATEQFQPVLDRSEQG
- a CDS encoding GntR family transcriptional regulator, with translation MEDGSEPTTLREKAYASFTRHLLARDLLPGQFVSQRELVAFTGLPLGAIREIVPRLEAEGLLTTIPQRGMQIAHIDISLIREAFQFRLFMEREAVALFTTSASDDELARLRREHEEMLAQALSQTPTPEMEARAQTIDWAMHDTFINALGNEIIAKAYLVNSVKIRLIHQERFRIDGRVVPVMREHLAVIEALESRDPQRAVEAISLHIDKARRLALQI
- a CDS encoding dihydrodipicolinate synthase family protein, whose amino-acid sequence is MTSRFGLSAALATPFDASGQIAISPMLAQARRCLAEGCGSVTLFGTTGEGASVGALERRSVTDAMLAAGILPHQFVAGVLVDAAEDAAEQARHALQRGARNILLAPPSYFKNVGEDGLFGWFSAVFAALGPLARDVLLYNIPSVTMVQLSLDLIGRLRTAFPNVVAGVKDSGGDWNYSEALLGAHGDLVILIGDERHLARAVRMGAQGAISGMANFVTGEVRAMAEDGRDDARVETFVLELLKYPVTPAVKVMVARRTGDDRWLAVRPPLEPIAAQGQQLLGAAFDSLFAREPA